The following coding sequences are from one Anguilla anguilla isolate fAngAng1 chromosome 12, fAngAng1.pri, whole genome shotgun sequence window:
- the LOC118210180 gene encoding trace amine-associated receptor 13c-like: MNLTEVHQEESCVFSNFSCLEALTAADVLLYVSAAVVVTLTVCGNLLVIISICHFKQLQTPTNFLLLSLAMADFLVGVIVMPLYFTMLIDPQRCFDTMPCKIFNVAELYLTCISIYNVALIAVDRYLALSNPFHYSMKMTVNLTLRIIAILWLYSLIYNMLLLYFNGNITDMKANITCGECTVTVNKEWSIIDFLTVFVLPCSIIIFIYLNIFAIAKKHANKIRSVRNCPKVNNSSMASERKAAKTLGVLVAVFLLCLVPYYVSAFLNVYFRNRSVHVAVSVTLTLIYLNSSINPIIYALFYPWFQRSVKLILTLKICGTESSILNVLERET; this comes from the coding sequence ATGAATCTCACCGAAGTACATCAAGAGGAATCTTGTGTCTTTTCAAACTTTTCCTGTTTGGAAGCTTTAACAGCAGCTGATGTGCTGCTGTATGTGTCTGCGGCAGTAGTTGTGACACTGACAGTGTGTGGAAACCTGCTTGTGATCATCTCCATCTGTCACTTCAAGCAGCTTCAGACACCAACTAATTTCCTCCTACTGTCCCTGGCTATGGCGGACTTTCTTGTTGGGGTAATTGTGATGCCCCTCTATTTTACTATGTTGATAGACCCACAGAGGTGCTTTGATACAATGCCTTGCAAAATCTTTAATGTAGCAGAATTGTATCTTACTTGTATATCAATTTATAATGTTGCTTTAATTGCAGTGGACCGATATCTGGCTCTCTCCAACCCTTTTCACTACTCcatgaaaatgacagttaatTTAACTTTGAGGATAATAGCCATACTGTGGCTGTATTCATTAATCTACAATATGTTGCTTCTTTATTTCAATGGAAATATTACTGACATGAAAGCAAATATCACATGTGGTGAGTGTACTGTTACAGTTAATAAAGAATGGTCCATTATTGACTTCCtaactgtatttgttttaccatgctcaattattatattcatataccTGAACATTTTTGCTATTGCTAAaaagcatgcaaataaaattaggAGTGTCAGAAACTGCCCAAAAGTAAATAACAGTTCTATGGCATCTGAAAGGAAAGCAGCAAAAACCCTTGGAGTTCTAGTGGCAGTGTTCCTTCTGTGCTTAGTACCCTACTATGTAAGTGCCTTCCTTAATGTCTATTTCAGGAATAGATCTGTGCATGTTGCAGTTTCAGTTACATTGACtctaatatatttaaattcttCCATCAATCCTATTATTTATGCTCTGTTCTATCCATGGTTTCAGAGGTCTGTTAAACTCATATTAACACTTAAAATATGTGGCACAGAGTCTTCCATCTTGAATGTGCTTGAACGGGAAACATAA
- the LOC118209265 gene encoding V-set and transmembrane domain-containing protein 5 isoform X2, translated as MWPLTIWSTHTTILLLAVLFTGLCCLTQAITITAPEYSLIKSVQEDVLFSVGIACHGTPTIQWTFMSSRSRRDIAVWQPGVFRNISEYYEDRLQTHNNGSITLLDLRLSDSGVYVLAVTEPTGNSKGSTIILKVTEVLYEDLQYLGVFVTVLGGMAGFLMLSMWLLDKVYRRVKTWRRMRKLPG; from the exons ATGTGGCCTCTGACGATCTGGAGCACCCACACGACCATTCTTCTCCTTGCTGTGCTGTTCACTGGCTTGTGCTGCTTAa CACAAGCAATTACAATAACAGCTCCAGAATACAGTCTCATCAAGTCGGTGCAGGAGGATGTGCTCTTTTCTGTGGGGATTGCATGCCATGGAACACCCACAATCCAGTGGACATTCATGTCTTCAAGGAGCAGGCGGGACATTGCAGTCTGGCAGCCGGGTGTGTTCAGAAACATATCAGAGTATTATGAGGACAGGCTGCAAACACATAACAATGGATCAATAACACTTTTGGACCTACGTCTGTCGGACTCTGGTGTCTATGTACTGGCAGTGACTGAACCCACTGGAAACAGCAAAGGCTCAACCATCATATTGAAGGTCACAG AGGTCCTCTATGAGGACTTGCAGTATTTAGGTGTCTTTGTCACTGTCCTTGGGGGCATGGCTGGGTTCCTAATGCTATCCATGTGGCTTCTGGACAAAGTTTACAGACGAGTTAAAACATGGAGGAGAATGAGAAAACTGCCAG GATGA
- the LOC118209265 gene encoding V-set and transmembrane domain-containing protein 5 isoform X1, giving the protein MWPLTIWSTHTTILLLAVLFTGLCCLTQAITITAPEYSLIKSVQEDVLFSVGIACHGTPTIQWTFMSSRSRRDIAVWQPGVFRNISEYYEDRLQTHNNGSITLLDLRLSDSGVYVLAVTEPTGNSKGSTIILKVTEVLYEDLQYLGVFVTVLGGMAGFLMLSMWLLDKVYRRVKTWRRMRKLPEQDETELQPL; this is encoded by the exons ATGTGGCCTCTGACGATCTGGAGCACCCACACGACCATTCTTCTCCTTGCTGTGCTGTTCACTGGCTTGTGCTGCTTAa CACAAGCAATTACAATAACAGCTCCAGAATACAGTCTCATCAAGTCGGTGCAGGAGGATGTGCTCTTTTCTGTGGGGATTGCATGCCATGGAACACCCACAATCCAGTGGACATTCATGTCTTCAAGGAGCAGGCGGGACATTGCAGTCTGGCAGCCGGGTGTGTTCAGAAACATATCAGAGTATTATGAGGACAGGCTGCAAACACATAACAATGGATCAATAACACTTTTGGACCTACGTCTGTCGGACTCTGGTGTCTATGTACTGGCAGTGACTGAACCCACTGGAAACAGCAAAGGCTCAACCATCATATTGAAGGTCACAG AGGTCCTCTATGAGGACTTGCAGTATTTAGGTGTCTTTGTCACTGTCCTTGGGGGCATGGCTGGGTTCCTAATGCTATCCATGTGGCTTCTGGACAAAGTTTACAGACGAGTTAAAACATGGAGGAGAATGAGAAAACTGCCAG AACAGGATGAGACAGAGTTGCAGCCGCTCTGA